In one Flavobacteriales bacterium genomic region, the following are encoded:
- a CDS encoding HlyD family efflux transporter periplasmic adaptor subunit, producing MLDLSPHNPVPTLDRSTFGCFRVIGIASANRLFSRWLVAACAVVLIGLFLPWTQNIRARGTVTSLSPDQRPQTIHAIIPGRVEEWFVQEGQLVQKGDTILRLSEVKAEYFDPLLLDRTQEQITAKELTARSYDEKVRSLDAQIDALNAALRVKLEQARNKILQARLKVQSDSIRVIAAETEIRVAEEQLERGEQQFTEGLLSKVELERRQVAQQRATATVIDARNKLLDARNELLNAQLDLDGIRNDYRDKLSKAESEKFASLSQRYTTEAEVSKMQVDLANYTVRAGNYYVTAPQRGYITKAVVTGVGETVKEGDELVSVMPADFDLAVELYVRPMDMPLINKGQKVRFMFDGWPSIVFSGWPNASYGTFGGRVAAVDNFISPNGKYRLLVAPDPDDEPWPKALRVGGGSVGFALMSNVPIWYELWRQINGFPPDLYAVPEPVSMKGK from the coding sequence ATGCTTGACCTGAGCCCGCACAATCCCGTGCCCACGCTGGACCGCAGCACATTCGGCTGCTTCCGCGTCATCGGCATCGCCAGCGCCAACCGGCTGTTCTCCCGTTGGCTCGTCGCCGCCTGCGCCGTGGTCCTCATCGGCCTCTTCCTGCCCTGGACGCAGAACATACGCGCGCGCGGAACCGTCACCAGCCTCAGCCCCGACCAGCGGCCGCAGACCATCCACGCCATCATCCCCGGCCGCGTCGAGGAGTGGTTCGTGCAGGAAGGCCAGCTGGTGCAGAAAGGCGACACCATCCTCCGCCTCAGCGAGGTGAAGGCCGAATACTTCGACCCACTCCTGCTCGACCGCACGCAGGAGCAGATCACCGCCAAGGAGCTCACCGCGCGCAGCTACGATGAGAAGGTGCGCTCACTCGATGCGCAGATCGATGCCCTCAACGCCGCCCTGCGCGTGAAGCTCGAGCAGGCCCGCAACAAGATCCTGCAGGCCCGGCTCAAGGTGCAGAGCGACAGCATCCGCGTAATCGCCGCGGAGACCGAGATCCGCGTGGCGGAGGAGCAGCTCGAGCGCGGGGAGCAGCAGTTCACGGAGGGGCTGCTGAGCAAGGTGGAGCTCGAGCGCCGCCAGGTGGCTCAGCAGCGCGCCACGGCCACCGTCATCGATGCCCGCAACAAACTGCTGGATGCGCGCAACGAGCTGCTCAATGCGCAGCTCGACCTCGACGGCATACGCAACGACTACCGCGACAAGCTGAGCAAGGCCGAGAGCGAGAAGTTCGCCAGCCTCAGCCAGCGCTACACCACCGAAGCCGAAGTGAGCAAGATGCAGGTGGACCTGGCCAACTACACGGTGCGGGCCGGCAACTATTACGTTACGGCACCGCAGCGCGGCTACATCACCAAGGCGGTGGTGACCGGCGTGGGCGAGACGGTGAAGGAGGGCGACGAACTGGTGAGCGTGATGCCCGCGGACTTCGACCTGGCGGTTGAGCTATACGTGCGCCCCATGGACATGCCGTTGATCAACAAGGGGCAGAAGGTGCGCTTCATGTTCGACGGATGGCCGAGCATCGTCTTCAGCGGCTGGCCCAATGCGAGCTACGGCACCTTCGGGGGCCGTGTGGCCGCCGTGGACAACTTCATCAGCCCAAACGGCAAGTACCGCCTGCTGGTGGCGCCCGACCCCGATGATGAGCCCTGGCCCAAGGCCCTGCGCGTGGGCGGCGGAAGCGTGGGCTTCGCGCTCATGAGCAATGTGCCCATCTGGTATGAGCTGTGGCGGCAGATCAACGGATTCCCGCCGGACCTCTACGCGGTGCCCGAGCCAGTGAGCATGAAAGGCAAATGA